The Gouania willdenowi chromosome 3, fGouWil2.1, whole genome shotgun sequence genome includes a region encoding these proteins:
- the LOC114480171 gene encoding uncharacterized protein LOC114480171, giving the protein MDLLFLLLLVGSQEVLAGALSSPWYDYIGRCPGGFNLVMCIPQIPDILSDVTIPLEALANKGYTPWKHGKDYVNYEWYMQVRGADQSWSTHGWSEVLLHTSYTPITWPLTPSTRTVTAAYLSLRKTIVQKQKILLLTVNTTAVPPSCLLMGFGPDVQGTDPIFWVDICITPPATPIVVKPRMDIVLSPEVRQNIRVINAKPMPTEEPDSLLALLSEQNNHVHHRLRANSWYRMVELSARTVTNDSCYVCSHLPHAVKSPTLLSVSLPVPDSKKVLECLQNKSATPCPPVLPVLKTLEPLGQAAKHLNTNDVPCGNYTHCYPLCVRFNGPPTNTKGLPSVDINHCATVQNVRTVVPMFARDGVWLKCGDKVYPSPPINMSAVCVPVAVTDGSFIVHMTMPSRSRREIITFTPHDAIWGSDVRHEHRYWSTSQKVVHALFPNIGVGSWFQFLLRLGLPLLAVLLVVGLACCCIVPCVKKGIDNMIIGAMQVQASPEYQLHVMGLSPSAPLMD; this is encoded by the exons ATGGATCtgttgttcctcctcctcctcgtgggATCCCAGGAAGTGCTAGCAGGGGCTCTAAGCTCACCTTGGTATGATTACATAGGTAGATGCCCCGGGGGCTTTAACCTCGTTATGTGTATACCACAAATACCGGACATTTTAAGTGACGTTACAATTCCACTAGAGGCTCTGGCTAATAAAGGCTACACACCATGGAAACATGGTAAGGACTATGTAAATTATGAATGGTACATGCAAGTCCGGGGAGCAGACCAATCATGGTCTACTCATGGTTGGTCTGAGGTACTCCTCCATACAAGCTACACCCCTATTACCTGGCCCCTCACACCATCTACACGTACCGTTACAGCGGCATATCTGTCATTGCGAAAAACAATTGttcagaaacaaaaaatcctACTCCTAACCGTTAACACCACCGCGGTACCTCCTTCTTGTTTGCTTATGGGATTCGGCCCTGACGTACAAGGGACAGATCCCATCTTTTGGGTAGATATTTGTATTACACCTCCGGCCACTCCCATTGTAGTTAAACCACGCATGGACATAGTGTTATCACCTGAGGTTAGACAGAATATACGAGTTATAAATGCAAAACCTATGCCAACAGAAGAACCTGACTCGTTACTCGCATTACTGTCTGAACAGAATAATCACGTCCATCATCGTCTGCGCGCTAATTCTTGGTACCGTATGGTAGAACTATCTGCACGAACAGTAACTAATGATAGTTGCTATGTTTGCTCACATCTGCCGCATGCTGTAAAATCCCCAACTTTGTTGTCTGTGTCCCTTCCAGTCCCTGACTCAAAGAAAGTACtagaatgtttacaaaataagtccGCGACCCCGTGCCCTCCTGTTCTACCAGTGCTAAAGACCCTCGAACCCCTAGGTCAGGCTGCTAAACACCTAAACACGAATGATGTCCCTTGTGGTAATTATACTCACTGCTATCCTTTATGCGTACGATTTAATGGTCCACCAACTAACACCAAAGGTCTACCATCAGTAGACATAAACCATTGTGCTACCGTTCAGAACGTTCGTACGGTTGTCCCAATGTTTGCTAGAGACGGTGTTTGGTTGAAGTGCGGTGATAAAGTTTATCCTTCCCCTCCAATTAATATGTCAGCCGTTTGTGTACCAGTAGCAGTCACAGATGGGTCTTTCATAGTTCATATGACAATGCCTAGTCGTTCTCGTCGTGAGATTATAACCTTCACACCTCATGATGCAATATGGGGCTCAGACGTCCGTCACGAACATAGATATTGGTCAACTAGTCAAAAAGTCGTTCATGCTCTTTTCCCTAATATAGGCGTGG GCTCCTGGTTCCAATTCCTGCTACGTCTGGGTCTCCCTcttctggctgtgctgctggtCGTTGGTCTTGCCTGCTGCTGCATCGTCCCCTGTGTGAAGAAAGGCATAGACAACATGATCATCGGTGCTATGCAGGTTCAGGCCTCCCCAGAGTACCAACTCCATGTTATGGGTCTCTCCCCATCTGCCCCATTGATGGACTAA